One segment of Patulibacter sp. SYSU D01012 DNA contains the following:
- the rsmA gene encoding 16S rRNA (adenine(1518)-N(6)/adenine(1519)-N(6))-dimethyltransferase RsmA — translation MSDAEDERRAFAAAGRPGGGAGRGDAAGDGHPVQPSIRRMVEHGVRPKRELGQNFLVDDNILGVIERLAELEPDDVALEVGGGLGVLSEHLGARLRGLHVVELDRALEEPLREALAPFPGAQLHMGDAVKYPLTTLDPPPTVCVSNLPYNVAATVILRSVAELPSVERWVAMVQKEVGVRFAAPPGSKQYGAPSALAQLSCDVKVLRAVSRRIFSPVPNVDSVLLGLRRVRPPAPPAVRALINAAFLHRRKALARSVSLAGGGDARRDALRAALADLGLPLDVRAERVPALVFAALAEAVAVAEGDEAAREQIAAWRAAA, via the coding sequence GTGAGCGACGCCGAGGACGAGCGGCGCGCGTTCGCCGCCGCCGGCCGGCCCGGCGGGGGCGCGGGGCGCGGCGACGCCGCGGGCGACGGCCACCCCGTGCAGCCGAGCATCCGCCGGATGGTCGAGCACGGCGTGCGCCCCAAGCGCGAGCTGGGCCAGAACTTCCTCGTCGACGACAACATCCTCGGCGTCATCGAGCGGCTGGCCGAGCTGGAGCCGGACGACGTGGCGCTCGAGGTCGGCGGCGGACTGGGCGTCCTCTCCGAGCACCTCGGCGCCCGCCTGCGCGGCCTGCACGTCGTCGAGCTCGACCGCGCGCTCGAGGAACCGCTGCGCGAGGCGCTCGCCCCGTTCCCCGGCGCGCAGCTGCACATGGGGGACGCCGTCAAGTATCCGCTGACGACGCTCGACCCGCCGCCGACGGTCTGCGTGTCGAACCTGCCGTACAACGTCGCGGCCACCGTGATCCTGCGGTCCGTCGCCGAGCTGCCGAGCGTCGAGCGCTGGGTCGCGATGGTGCAGAAGGAGGTCGGGGTGCGCTTCGCCGCGCCGCCCGGCTCCAAGCAGTACGGCGCGCCGTCCGCGCTCGCGCAGCTCTCCTGCGACGTCAAGGTGCTGCGCGCGGTCTCGCGCCGCATCTTCTCGCCGGTGCCGAACGTCGACTCCGTGCTGCTCGGCCTGCGCCGCGTGCGCCCGCCCGCGCCGCCGGCCGTGCGTGCCCTGATCAACGCCGCGTTCCTGCACCGCCGGAAGGCGCTGGCGCGCTCCGTCTCGCTCGCGGGCGGGGGCGACGCGCGGCGGGACGCCCTGCGCGCCGCGCTCGCGGACCTGGGCCTGCCGCTCGACGTCCGGGCGGAGCGGGTCCCCGCGCTGGTCTTCGCGGCGCTCGCCGAGGCCGTGGCGGTCGCCGAGGGCGACGAGGCCGCGCGCGAGCAGATCGCGGCCTGGAGGGCCGCCGCGTGA
- a CDS encoding acetolactate synthase large subunit, with protein sequence MSATAAQLLVRCLEQEGVEYVFGIPGEENIHFVQALEDSPIRYVLVRHEQAASFMAEMYGRLTQRAAVCSATLGPGAINLQLGVADATTNSTPLVAISAQVGRDRSYKESHQGVDLVPMFDPITKWSALVPTPESLPEIVRKAFKTAQTERPGAVYLAIPEDIESADVDEALAPLRIDRVRPNEPTDGQVARAAELLRAAKHPIVLAGHGAAREGTTDELVRFAEATGIPVATTFHGKGVFPDDHPLGLGAVGFMRHDYVNFGFDAADLVLAVGYELQEFDPQKINPDGDTTIVHVHRFPAEVDRNYPVDVGLHGSIGRSLELLREAVNGAEPRQSDLPKAAGLLHEELAQHADDDRVPLAPQRVVADTRAALGRDDIVLADTGAVKMWMARMYPTYAANTCLLSNGLSTMGFAVPGALGAKLARPDARILAATGDGAFLMHAQELETAVREQIPLCVLVWEDDGYGLIEWKMEMELGTSSSVKFGNPDVVAFAESFGGTGVRITQADQLLPALQKGLASDGVTVIACPVDYGENLRLTDRLGELEEPF encoded by the coding sequence GTGAGCGCCACCGCCGCCCAGCTCCTCGTCCGCTGCCTCGAGCAGGAGGGGGTGGAGTACGTCTTCGGCATCCCCGGGGAGGAGAACATCCACTTCGTGCAGGCGCTCGAGGACTCGCCGATCCGGTACGTCCTCGTGCGGCACGAGCAGGCGGCGTCGTTCATGGCCGAGATGTACGGGCGGCTGACGCAGCGGGCGGCCGTCTGCTCGGCGACGCTCGGCCCGGGCGCGATCAACCTGCAGCTCGGCGTGGCCGACGCGACCACGAACTCGACGCCGCTCGTCGCGATCTCCGCCCAGGTCGGACGCGACCGCTCGTACAAGGAGAGCCACCAGGGCGTCGACCTGGTCCCGATGTTCGACCCGATCACGAAGTGGTCGGCGCTCGTGCCGACGCCGGAGTCCCTGCCCGAGATCGTCCGCAAGGCGTTCAAGACCGCCCAGACGGAGCGGCCCGGCGCGGTCTACCTGGCGATCCCGGAGGACATCGAGTCGGCGGACGTCGACGAGGCGCTCGCCCCGCTGCGCATCGACCGCGTGCGGCCGAACGAGCCCACGGACGGCCAGGTCGCCCGTGCCGCCGAGCTGCTGCGGGCGGCGAAGCACCCCATCGTGCTGGCCGGTCACGGCGCCGCCCGCGAGGGCACGACGGACGAACTCGTGCGGTTCGCCGAGGCGACCGGCATCCCGGTCGCGACGACCTTCCACGGCAAGGGCGTCTTCCCCGACGACCACCCGCTCGGCCTCGGCGCCGTCGGGTTCATGCGTCACGACTACGTCAACTTCGGCTTCGACGCCGCCGACCTCGTGCTCGCCGTCGGCTACGAGCTGCAGGAGTTCGATCCGCAGAAGATCAACCCGGACGGCGACACGACGATCGTGCACGTCCACCGCTTCCCCGCCGAGGTCGACCGCAACTACCCCGTCGACGTGGGGCTGCACGGCTCGATCGGCCGCTCGCTCGAGCTGCTGCGGGAGGCCGTGAACGGGGCGGAGCCGCGGCAGAGCGACCTGCCGAAGGCCGCGGGCCTGCTGCACGAGGAGCTCGCGCAGCACGCCGACGACGACCGCGTGCCGCTGGCCCCGCAGCGCGTCGTCGCCGACACCCGGGCGGCGCTCGGCCGCGACGACATCGTGCTGGCCGACACGGGCGCGGTGAAGATGTGGATGGCGCGGATGTACCCCACGTACGCCGCGAACACGTGCCTGCTCTCCAACGGCCTGTCGACGATGGGCTTCGCCGTGCCGGGGGCGCTCGGCGCCAAGCTCGCCCGGCCGGACGCGAGGATCCTGGCCGCCACCGGCGACGGCGCGTTCCTCATGCACGCGCAGGAGCTCGAGACGGCGGTCCGCGAGCAGATCCCGCTGTGCGTCCTCGTGTGGGAGGACGACGGCTACGGGCTCATCGAGTGGAAGATGGAGATGGAGCTCGGCACGTCGTCCTCGGTGAAGTTCGGCAATCCCGACGTCGTCGCGTTCGCCGAGAGCTTCGGCGGCACCGGCGTGCGGATCACGCAGGCCGACCAGCTGCTGCCGGCGCTGCAGAAGGGGCTGGCCTCGGACGGCGTGACCGTCATCGCGTGCCCGGTCGACTACGGCGAGAACCTGCGCCTGACGGACCGCCTGGGCGAGCTCGAGGAGCCGTTCTAG
- a CDS encoding hypothetical protein (catalyzes the phosphorylation of 4-diphosphocytidyl-2-C-methyl-D-erythritol in the nonmevalonate pathway of isoprenoid biosynthesis): MSLPPDWRGVRTLAPAKINATLLVGPVRPHDGRHELASVMQSLTLADDVALVPAPPGQGGDAVACPGVTGPNLALDALVAFRAATGWDAPPLTVRIEKRIPVAAGMAGGSADASATLRLAAHAAGVDDPALLQRLATALGADVPHGLEPGLALAAGAGEALERIDGVLPGGLVVVPAPVGLSTPAVFRRADELRPPRAADEIAAALGRLRAALGDPAGPRIPDDLAANDLADAAVDLAPVVGDHLTLLRAAGAAPATVCGSGPTVAGWFADEAAAAAVADDLGAHGVRAVVALPTRGAPVATIPAVPA; encoded by the coding sequence GTGAGCCTGCCGCCGGACTGGCGCGGGGTCCGCACCCTGGCGCCGGCGAAGATCAACGCGACGCTGCTCGTCGGCCCGGTCCGCCCGCACGACGGCCGTCACGAGCTCGCGTCCGTCATGCAGTCCCTGACGCTGGCGGACGACGTCGCGCTCGTCCCCGCGCCGCCCGGTCAGGGCGGCGACGCCGTCGCGTGCCCCGGAGTGACGGGCCCCAACCTGGCGCTCGACGCGCTCGTCGCGTTCCGGGCGGCCACGGGCTGGGACGCGCCGCCGCTGACCGTGCGGATCGAGAAGCGGATCCCGGTCGCCGCGGGCATGGCGGGCGGATCGGCCGACGCGAGCGCCACGCTGCGCCTCGCCGCGCACGCCGCCGGGGTCGACGACCCCGCCCTGCTCCAGCGCCTGGCGACCGCGCTGGGCGCGGACGTCCCGCACGGCCTCGAGCCCGGGCTCGCGCTCGCCGCCGGCGCGGGGGAGGCGCTCGAGCGGATCGACGGCGTGCTGCCCGGCGGGCTCGTCGTCGTGCCGGCGCCCGTCGGCCTGTCGACCCCCGCCGTGTTCCGCCGGGCCGACGAGCTGCGACCCCCGCGCGCCGCCGACGAGATCGCCGCCGCCCTCGGCCGCCTGCGCGCCGCCCTCGGCGACCCGGCCGGCCCGCGGATCCCCGACGACCTGGCGGCGAACGACCTGGCCGACGCCGCGGTGGACCTGGCGCCCGTCGTGGGCGACCACCTGACGCTGCTGCGGGCCGCGGGCGCCGCGCCCGCCACCGTGTGCGGGTCGGGCCCGACCGTCGCCGGGTGGTTCGCGGACGAGGCCGCCGCCGCCGCGGTCGCGGACGACCTGGGCGCGCACGGCGTGCGGGCGGTCGTGGCGCTCCCGACCCGCGGCGCTCCCGTCGCTACGATCCCCGCGGTGCCGGCATGA
- a CDS encoding DedA family protein, with amino-acid sequence MTDTSLGLTALPLAETKPAWLALVVLAPAVVLVARRRGHRPGWLLPLAAVAVLVGVLVGAGIVHIPSIEDLPLQEWIGRVGDTLGNWAYVIVGVLAFLETGAFVGLVAPGETFVILGGVLAGEGTLAYGTLLATVWAAAFCGDLASFWLGRRLGRSFLVRHGSKVKITPDRLEHVERFLEKHGGKAIVIGRFIGFVRAVAPFVLGSSGVGWRRFVPYAVIGSGLWSALFVTLGYVFWQSLDRLLSWVKQGALAFGIVVAVVVGIIAAVHWLGEEEHREQARDWLRRAGETRAGRVALAVWRPISGPAGFAWRRITPGGLGLEVTTLLAVLAVGAFGFFALEAHLDHSASTLADRSTLRWAQDLAWGPAESLAHIGTTLGSWYLVGGLVLVAAGFLAGRGRVGTAVALVAASGLTFLVTALVRSGEDRAAPASAVDVVTSTTFPSTVGAAAAVWVAIAVAVSPTLGRIPGRIGLTGLAAILATLIGGAPLVLRTAYLSDVLAGAGLAAAVLSAVGIVAMIVGHIRQTAAG; translated from the coding sequence ATGACCGACACGTCGCTCGGCCTGACGGCCCTCCCGCTCGCCGAGACGAAGCCCGCGTGGCTCGCGCTCGTGGTGCTCGCGCCCGCGGTGGTGCTCGTCGCCCGCCGTCGGGGCCACCGCCCCGGCTGGCTGCTCCCGCTCGCCGCCGTCGCGGTGCTCGTCGGCGTCCTCGTCGGCGCGGGCATCGTGCACATCCCCTCCATCGAGGACCTGCCGCTGCAGGAGTGGATCGGCCGGGTCGGCGACACGCTCGGCAACTGGGCGTACGTCATCGTCGGCGTGCTCGCGTTCCTCGAGACGGGGGCGTTCGTCGGCCTCGTCGCGCCCGGCGAGACGTTCGTGATCCTGGGCGGCGTGCTGGCCGGCGAGGGCACGCTGGCCTACGGCACGCTGCTGGCCACCGTCTGGGCCGCCGCGTTCTGCGGCGACCTCGCGAGCTTCTGGCTGGGCCGCCGGCTCGGCCGCTCCTTCCTCGTCCGGCACGGGTCGAAGGTGAAGATCACGCCCGACCGCCTCGAGCACGTCGAGCGGTTCCTCGAGAAGCACGGCGGCAAGGCGATCGTCATCGGGCGCTTCATCGGCTTCGTCCGCGCCGTGGCGCCCTTCGTCCTGGGGTCGAGCGGCGTCGGCTGGCGGCGGTTCGTGCCGTACGCGGTGATCGGCAGCGGGCTGTGGTCGGCGCTGTTCGTCACCCTCGGCTACGTCTTCTGGCAGAGCCTCGACCGCCTGCTGTCGTGGGTCAAGCAGGGCGCCCTGGCGTTCGGGATCGTCGTCGCCGTCGTGGTCGGGATCATCGCCGCGGTCCACTGGCTCGGCGAGGAGGAGCACCGCGAGCAGGCGCGCGACTGGCTGCGGCGGGCCGGCGAGACCCGCGCGGGCCGCGTCGCCCTGGCGGTGTGGCGGCCGATCTCCGGTCCGGCGGGCTTCGCCTGGCGCCGCATCACGCCGGGGGGCCTGGGCCTCGAGGTCACGACGCTGCTCGCCGTCCTGGCGGTCGGCGCGTTCGGGTTCTTCGCGCTCGAGGCGCACCTGGACCACTCGGCCTCGACGCTCGCGGACCGCAGCACGCTGCGCTGGGCGCAGGACCTGGCGTGGGGGCCGGCAGAGTCGCTCGCGCACATCGGCACGACCCTCGGGTCCTGGTACCTGGTCGGGGGGCTGGTGCTCGTGGCGGCGGGGTTCCTCGCCGGGCGCGGCCGCGTCGGCACGGCCGTGGCGCTCGTCGCGGCGAGCGGCCTGACGTTCCTGGTCACGGCGCTGGTCCGCAGCGGCGAGGACCGCGCGGCCCCGGCGTCCGCGGTCGACGTCGTCACGTCCACGACGTTCCCGTCGACCGTCGGCGCCGCCGCCGCCGTGTGGGTGGCGATCGCCGTGGCGGTCAGCCCCACCCTGGGCCGGATCCCCGGGCGCATCGGCCTGACCGGGCTGGCCGCGATCCTCGCGACCCTGATCGGGGGCGCGCCGCTCGTGCTGCGCACCGCCTACCTGTCCGACGTCCTCGCTGGCGCCGGGCTGGCCGCCGCCGTGCTCTCCGCGGTCGGCATCGTGGCGATGATCGTCGGACACATCCGTCAGACTGCGGCCGGATGA
- the lhgO gene encoding L-2-hydroxyglutarate oxidase: MSAASPPAPSASPSAPDDGLRRSPAPNACDVAVVGAGIVGAAVARELLLRRPGLRVALLEREAGVAAHQSGHNSGVVHAGVYYRPRSLKARLAAAGVRELPAFCAAHGVPHARPGKLVVATRPEELPRLDELERRSRANGVPGLERVGPDGIREREPHVRGLAALWSPGTGTVDYAATTRALVADALARGATLTTGRAVTGLTRTSAGVLLRHAGGTTRAARAIVCAGAWADALAPRDAAAAAVDDVRIVPFRGAYRVLRPERAHLVRGLVYPVPDPDLPFLGVHLTRGVDGEVHAGPTALLVGARDAYRLTRVRRRDVGATVRWPGTWRMVRRWWPTAAGEVGRTVSRAAMARELRRLVPELRAGDLVPGPAGVRAQAVARDGGLVDDFVIAGDDRVLHVRNAPSPAATSCLPLAREIVDRALAAANA, from the coding sequence GTGTCCGCCGCGTCGCCGCCCGCCCCGTCCGCGTCGCCGTCCGCCCCGGACGACGGGCTGCGCCGGAGCCCCGCCCCCAACGCCTGCGACGTGGCGGTGGTCGGGGCCGGCATCGTCGGCGCGGCGGTGGCGCGCGAGCTGCTGCTCCGCCGGCCGGGCCTGCGGGTGGCGCTGCTGGAGCGCGAGGCCGGCGTGGCGGCGCACCAGAGCGGGCACAACAGCGGCGTCGTCCACGCCGGCGTCTACTACCGCCCTAGGTCGCTCAAGGCGCGCCTCGCCGCCGCCGGGGTGCGCGAGCTGCCCGCCTTCTGCGCCGCCCACGGCGTGCCGCACGCGCGCCCCGGGAAGCTCGTCGTCGCGACGCGCCCCGAGGAGCTGCCGCGCCTGGACGAGCTGGAGCGGCGCTCGCGCGCCAACGGCGTGCCGGGCCTGGAGCGCGTCGGCCCGGACGGCATCCGCGAGCGCGAGCCGCACGTGCGCGGCCTGGCGGCGCTGTGGTCGCCGGGGACGGGGACGGTCGACTACGCCGCGACGACCCGCGCGCTCGTGGCCGACGCGCTCGCGCGCGGCGCCACGCTGACGACCGGCCGAGCCGTGACCGGGCTGACCCGGACGAGCGCGGGCGTGCTCCTGCGGCACGCCGGCGGGACGACGCGCGCCGCCCGGGCCATCGTCTGCGCCGGGGCCTGGGCCGACGCCCTCGCCCCGCGGGACGCCGCCGCCGCGGCGGTCGACGACGTGCGGATCGTGCCGTTCCGCGGGGCGTACCGGGTGCTGCGCCCCGAGCGCGCGCACCTGGTCCGCGGTCTGGTCTACCCGGTCCCGGACCCGGACCTGCCGTTCCTCGGCGTCCACCTGACGCGCGGCGTGGACGGCGAGGTGCACGCGGGGCCGACGGCGCTGCTCGTGGGCGCGCGCGACGCCTACCGCCTGACGCGGGTCCGCCGCCGCGACGTCGGGGCGACCGTCCGCTGGCCGGGCACCTGGCGGATGGTCCGGCGCTGGTGGCCGACGGCGGCCGGCGAGGTCGGCCGCACCGTCTCGCGCGCCGCGATGGCACGCGAGCTGCGGCGCCTGGTGCCGGAGCTGCGCGCCGGCGACCTGGTGCCCGGTCCCGCGGGCGTCCGCGCGCAGGCCGTCGCGCGGGACGGCGGGCTCGTCGACGACTTCGTGATCGCCGGCGACGACCGCGTGCTGCACGTGCGCAACGCGCCCTCCCCCGCGGCCACGTCGTGCCTGCCGCTCGCGCGCGAGATCGTCGACCGCGCGCTCGCCGCGGCCAACGCCTGA
- a CDS encoding TatD family hydrolase: protein MIDSHTHLDSCAEGNDELVGNARAAGVRRILTVGMDAESCRTALRAAETFPEVWAAVGRHPNLAAGYDDAAAADLRELAAHPRCAAIGETGLDFFREGAPGDDQRAAFRDQIAIARETAKPLVIHTRAADDETIATLREHADGVTVILHCFSMPGRLHECLEQGWYVSFAGNVTYPKNADLALAAATVPDDRVLVETDAPYLTPQSRRRERNQTAYVTETARFVAAQRDQSYEELDALVTANADRVFGWGA, encoded by the coding sequence ATGATCGACAGCCACACCCACCTGGACTCCTGCGCCGAGGGCAACGACGAGCTCGTCGGCAACGCCCGCGCCGCCGGCGTCCGCCGGATCCTGACCGTCGGCATGGACGCCGAGAGCTGCCGCACGGCGCTCCGGGCCGCGGAGACGTTCCCCGAGGTCTGGGCGGCCGTCGGCCGCCACCCCAACCTGGCCGCGGGCTACGACGACGCGGCCGCGGCCGACCTGCGGGAGCTCGCCGCGCACCCGCGCTGCGCCGCCATCGGCGAGACCGGCCTGGACTTCTTCCGCGAGGGCGCGCCCGGCGACGACCAGCGCGCCGCGTTCCGCGACCAGATCGCGATCGCCCGCGAGACGGCCAAGCCGCTCGTCATCCACACGCGGGCGGCGGACGACGAGACGATCGCGACGCTCCGCGAGCACGCGGACGGCGTCACGGTGATCCTGCACTGCTTCTCGATGCCCGGCCGCCTGCACGAGTGCCTCGAGCAGGGGTGGTACGTCTCCTTCGCCGGCAACGTGACGTACCCGAAGAACGCGGACCTGGCCCTCGCCGCCGCGACCGTCCCGGACGACCGCGTCCTCGTCGAGACGGACGCCCCGTACCTGACGCCGCAGTCCCGGCGCCGGGAGCGCAACCAGACCGCGTACGTGACCGAGACGGCGCGCTTCGTCGCCGCCCAGCGCGACCAGTCCTACGAGGAGCTCGACGCGCTCGTCACCGCGAACGCGGACCGCGTCTTCGGGTGGGGCGCGTGA
- a CDS encoding ROK family protein, giving the protein MPEGCVIGVDLGGTKLLAGLLDEDLRVLHRVYRLAPRSEDPEDLLGLVAGQIRELLDGGFVPRERVVGVGVGIPSLVDRARGVAVSTVHQPLDDVPVRDELQDRLQLPVALDNDANCAMLAEWRAGGAQGCDDAVLLTVGTGIGSGVVANGALVRGATGAATELGHMVVDFDGPLCQGACTNRGCLEALASGSALGREGARLAGQRPGSALARLAGEGRPITGVLVTEAAQAGDRAAQEALERVGTLLGVGIANAMNIFNPEVVLVGGGVSDAGDLLLTPARTEARRRARPPSNGARVQRARFGAEAGMVGGAVLAREDLA; this is encoded by the coding sequence GTGCCCGAAGGCTGCGTCATCGGGGTCGATCTGGGCGGGACGAAGCTGCTGGCGGGGCTCCTCGACGAGGACCTGCGCGTGCTCCACCGGGTCTACCGCCTCGCCCCCCGCTCCGAGGACCCCGAGGACCTGCTCGGGCTCGTCGCCGGGCAGATCCGCGAGCTGCTGGACGGGGGATTCGTGCCGCGCGAGCGCGTCGTCGGCGTGGGCGTCGGCATCCCGTCGCTCGTCGACCGGGCGCGCGGCGTCGCCGTCTCCACCGTGCACCAGCCGCTCGACGACGTGCCCGTCCGCGACGAGCTGCAGGATCGCCTGCAGCTGCCCGTCGCCCTCGACAACGACGCGAACTGCGCGATGCTCGCCGAGTGGCGCGCCGGCGGGGCGCAGGGCTGCGACGACGCGGTGCTGCTGACCGTCGGCACCGGCATCGGGTCGGGGGTCGTCGCGAACGGCGCCCTCGTGCGCGGCGCCACCGGAGCGGCGACGGAGCTGGGGCACATGGTCGTCGACTTCGACGGCCCGCTCTGCCAGGGCGCGTGCACGAACCGCGGGTGCCTCGAGGCGCTCGCGTCCGGGTCGGCCCTGGGGCGCGAGGGAGCGCGGCTGGCCGGCCAGCGGCCCGGGTCGGCGCTGGCCCGTCTGGCCGGCGAGGGCCGCCCGATCACCGGCGTGCTCGTGACCGAGGCCGCGCAGGCCGGCGACCGCGCGGCGCAGGAGGCGCTCGAGCGCGTCGGCACCCTGCTCGGCGTCGGCATCGCGAACGCGATGAACATCTTCAATCCCGAGGTCGTGCTCGTCGGCGGCGGCGTGTCCGACGCGGGCGACCTGCTCCTGACCCCCGCGCGGACGGAGGCCCGCCGCCGCGCCCGACCGCCGTCCAACGGCGCGCGGGTGCAGCGGGCGCGCTTCGGCGCCGAGGCGGGCATGGTCGGCGGCGCGGTGCTGGCGCGCGAGGACCTGGCGTGA
- the metG gene encoding methionine--tRNA ligase: protein MGYSVTTPIFYVNAAPHLGHAYSTIVADVLARHHRQRGDDVFFLTGTDEHGEPVANVAAERGITPQELVDENAPRFQAMGPVVEASNDFFVRTSDPRHKAAVQEILTRVKDNGYVYEGSYEGWYCPKCADFKTESEIAEGNTCPIHGIPLSRESETNWFFRLSAFQEQLEQLYADRPDWVVPQARRNEALAFIKGGLQDVSLSRSAISWGVEVPWDPEHVFYVWWDALLNYVTALRFGREGQDLSESHWPAVHVIGKDILKFHTIYWPALLMAAGLEVPRRVLVGGFLLVDGAKMSKSRGNVLDPFAAIEAYGADAVRFYLLREVGFGQDGSVSLDGLKLRYETELANDLGNLASRSIAMVRRYRDGQASDVAVDPEIAAAFDGLDAQVAALLDDGQISQALEAIWERVRRLNRFVEERAPWALAKAEKNDGADPAALDVVLRTLIEGVRVLGVLLHPWLPTSTGTLLDALGAPVLAWDGARLGAGAAGEVGELAPLFPKDRAAA from the coding sequence ATGGGCTACTCCGTCACGACCCCGATCTTCTACGTCAACGCCGCGCCGCACCTGGGCCACGCGTACTCGACGATCGTGGCCGACGTGCTCGCCCGCCACCACCGCCAGCGCGGGGACGACGTCTTCTTCCTGACGGGCACGGACGAGCACGGCGAGCCGGTCGCCAACGTCGCCGCCGAGCGGGGGATCACGCCGCAGGAGCTCGTCGACGAGAACGCGCCCCGGTTCCAGGCGATGGGCCCCGTCGTCGAGGCCAGCAACGACTTCTTCGTCCGCACCTCGGACCCGCGCCACAAGGCGGCGGTGCAGGAGATCCTCACGCGGGTCAAGGACAACGGCTACGTCTACGAGGGGTCGTACGAGGGCTGGTACTGCCCGAAGTGCGCCGACTTCAAGACGGAGTCCGAGATCGCCGAGGGCAACACCTGCCCGATCCACGGCATCCCGCTCTCCCGCGAGTCCGAGACGAACTGGTTCTTCCGCCTCTCCGCCTTCCAGGAGCAGCTCGAGCAGCTCTACGCCGACCGCCCCGACTGGGTCGTGCCGCAGGCGCGGCGGAACGAGGCGCTCGCGTTCATCAAGGGCGGGCTGCAGGACGTCTCGCTCTCCCGCTCCGCGATCTCGTGGGGCGTGGAGGTGCCGTGGGATCCCGAGCACGTGTTCTACGTCTGGTGGGACGCCCTCCTCAACTACGTCACCGCGCTGCGCTTCGGGCGCGAGGGCCAGGACCTGTCCGAGAGCCACTGGCCGGCCGTGCACGTCATCGGCAAGGACATCCTGAAGTTCCACACGATCTACTGGCCCGCGCTGCTCATGGCCGCCGGCCTCGAGGTGCCGCGGCGCGTCCTCGTCGGCGGCTTCCTGCTCGTCGACGGCGCGAAGATGAGCAAGTCGCGCGGCAACGTGCTGGACCCGTTCGCGGCGATCGAGGCCTACGGCGCCGACGCCGTCCGCTTCTACCTGCTGCGCGAGGTGGGCTTCGGACAGGACGGCTCGGTCTCGCTCGACGGGCTGAAGCTGCGCTACGAGACCGAGCTGGCGAACGACCTGGGCAACCTCGCGTCGCGGTCGATCGCGATGGTCCGCCGCTACCGCGACGGGCAGGCCTCGGACGTGGCCGTCGACCCCGAGATCGCCGCGGCCTTCGACGGCCTGGACGCGCAGGTCGCCGCGCTGCTCGACGACGGGCAGATCTCGCAGGCGCTCGAGGCGATCTGGGAGCGCGTGCGGCGCCTGAACCGCTTCGTCGAGGAACGCGCGCCCTGGGCGCTCGCGAAGGCCGAGAAGAACGACGGCGCCGACCCCGCGGCGCTCGACGTGGTGCTGCGCACCCTGATCGAGGGCGTGCGCGTCCTCGGCGTGCTGCTGCACCCCTGGCTGCCGACGAGCACCGGGACGCTGCTGGACGCACTCGGCGCGCCGGTCCTGGCGTGGGACGGCGCCCGGCTCGGCGCCGGCGCCGCGGGCGAGGTCGGCGAGCTCGCCCCGCTCTTCCCCAAGGACCGCGCCGCCGCATGA
- the rsmI gene encoding 16S rRNA (cytidine(1402)-2'-O)-methyltransferase, which yields MSAPAGAGRLVVCATPIGNLEDVTPRVLRALDEADVVACEDTRHTRRLLDRHGVRASTVSLHEHNEDARAAELLARIAAGETVALVSDAGMPVVSDPGGRLVAAARDAGLPVEALPGASAPVTAIATAGLPADAWRFVGFLPRRADELLATLRQPETTVAFESPKRLVASLRAIAGEDPGRPVAVCRELTKLHEEVVRGPAGDVAERFAATGVRGEITLVVAGVTPEAAEGVDLAAAVDATRRLVEDGARARTAARVVAELTGLGANELYRALHEDA from the coding sequence GTGAGCGCCCCGGCCGGGGCCGGCCGGCTCGTCGTCTGCGCCACGCCGATCGGCAACCTCGAGGACGTCACCCCGCGGGTGCTGCGGGCCCTGGACGAGGCCGACGTCGTCGCGTGCGAGGACACCCGCCACACGCGTCGGTTGCTGGACCGCCACGGCGTCCGCGCGTCCACGGTCAGCCTGCACGAGCACAACGAGGACGCCCGGGCCGCCGAGCTCCTGGCGCGGATCGCCGCGGGCGAGACGGTGGCGCTCGTCAGCGACGCCGGCATGCCCGTCGTCTCCGACCCCGGCGGGCGCCTGGTGGCCGCAGCCCGCGACGCGGGCCTGCCGGTCGAGGCGCTGCCCGGGGCCAGCGCCCCGGTCACCGCGATCGCCACCGCGGGGCTGCCCGCCGACGCGTGGCGGTTCGTGGGCTTCCTGCCGCGCCGCGCCGACGAGCTGCTCGCGACGCTCCGGCAGCCCGAGACCACCGTCGCCTTCGAGTCGCCCAAGCGTCTCGTGGCGTCCCTGCGCGCGATCGCGGGCGAGGACCCCGGGCGCCCGGTCGCGGTCTGCCGCGAGCTGACGAAGCTCCACGAAGAGGTCGTCCGCGGCCCCGCCGGCGACGTCGCCGAGCGGTTCGCCGCGACGGGCGTGCGCGGCGAGATCACGCTCGTCGTCGCCGGGGTGACGCCCGAGGCCGCCGAGGGCGTCGACCTGGCCGCGGCCGTCGACGCCACGCGGCGGCTGGTGGAGGACGGCGCCCGGGCGCGGACCGCCGCGCGCGTCGTGGCCGAGCTGACGGGGCTCGGCGCCAACGAGCTCTACCGGGCGCTGCACGAGGACGCGTAG